A region of Paralichthys olivaceus isolate ysfri-2021 chromosome 24, ASM2471397v2, whole genome shotgun sequence DNA encodes the following proteins:
- the trak2 gene encoding trafficking kinesin-binding protein 2 isoform X3: MPVLNIHNEEVYDNFATEAYLALEPSSYSHPGSQSLSKVLSSDRVEQMTKTYNDIEVVTHLLAERDRDLELAARIGQSLLQRNHLLQERNEAVEEQLAQALDQVHQLQHELSKKDELLRMVASASEESETDSSVSTPLQQPKQPGGTAAAVALSQLESLQSKLQELEEENLVLRSEACQLKTDTITYEEKEQQLVSDCVKELRESNSQMVSLTDELSQKNMELLRHQEEIAQLLSQIVELQHRVKELALEKEELRIHLQASKEAQRQLTVELNELAERNAECVEMLHESHEEIKELRSKNTPSTGMRRHLSYGLYPMDSLAAEIEGTMRRELSVEEETAFQDQRISQKRVFQTVRSVNTVTSRPASATPPIPGSGQSSLVMTAQPFQSNQGEEVRMGQPGSPGGNDLTRALHRLSLRRHNFLSERQFFQAEREKKLQSLAGAEADGESSCCSSPMGSVLSSYSNLSELSFSSSAFKTFLPEKLQIVKPMEGSLTLHHWQQLAKPHLATILDPHPGVVTKGFRPLAQDAVYRLSDMEEDEEDEEHGGTSVLEKGTAERGKEVEDEDEDEDDGGITFKVRYTSTPEERKDRKHSVPPLPVPPLSPTMATSSSLVRSDICLTPALHVAGTSSHSSQPIPRASTATVQPQSQICSSVSTTASSTVQNPGKCQSSTFSTYTFTTCRILHPSDITQVTPSSQSSLMANTPSSMRTGPSTPVTPCRLSLGDSFPPRRPPAPTSSLAKLVLERGISAQVSTDTPPALPKSTPRQPLFCFLPNTPPNSPSHSPSPSPVPSDSRQHPADNFLASRPAELFLQDVYGLNLGRAPHPDLPSPSQNTPAIVPRARPDTVNVGLVERLRRLGFTKVLHGSESEASVPRQDSATFVSAGGGSLLDGLRRNQSLPAMIGARAGKTSGNPKPPLHPTSLALPPPPWGNLKERRRHLASVSHVPSGSAKR; encoded by the exons ATGCCTGTTTTAAACATCCATAATGAGGAGGTTTACGATAACTTTGCTACGGAAG CGTATCTTGCTTTGGAGCCTTCCTCTTATTCCCATCCCGGCTCTCAGAGCCTCTCCAAag TTCTCAGTTCTGATCGTGTGGAGCAGATGACCAAAACCTACAATGACATTGAAGTGGTCACTCACCTTTTGGCCGAG CGAGACAGAGACTTGGAGCTGGCCGCTCGGATCGGCCAGTCACTCTTGCAGAGGAACCACCTGCTGCAGGAACGCAATGAGGCCGTAGAGGAGCAGCTAGCACAGGCCCTGGACCAG GttcatcagctgcagcatgagCTCAGTAAGAAGGATGAGTTGCTGCGGATGGTGGCCAGTGCCTCGGAGGAGAGCGAGACTGACTCCAGCGTGTCCACTCCTCTGCAACAACCTAAGCAGCCGGGGGGAACTGCCGCTGCAGTTGCACTCAGCCAGCTGGAGTCTCTGCAGAGCAaactgcaggagctggaggaggagaacctGGTGCTGAGGTCTGAG GCATGTCAACTGAAGACAGATACTATCACGtatgaggagaaggagcagcagcttGTGAGCGACTGTGTCAAGGAGCTCC GTGAGTCCAACAGCCAGATGGTGTCTCTGACAGATGAATTGTCTCAGAAGAACATGGAGCTGCTTAGACACCAGGAGGAAATTGCTCAGCTGCTCTCTCAGATAGTGGAGCTGCAACACAGAGTGAAGGAG CTGGCGTTGGAGAAAGAGGAGCTGAGGATCCACCTGCAGGCCTCTAAAGAAGCTCAGCGACAGCTCACAGTAGAG CTGAACGAGTTGGCAGAGAGGAACGCAGAGTGCGTCGAGATGCTTCATGAGTCTCATGAGGAGATAAAAGAACTTCGCAGTAAAAACACGCCCTCTACTGGAATGCGAAGGCACCTGTCCTACGGCCTCTACCCCATG GACTCCCTGGCGGCAGAGATCGAGGGCACCATGAGGAGAGAGCTGAGTGTGGAGGAAGAAACCGCCTTTCAGGACCAAAG GATATCCCAGAAGCGAGTCTTCCAAACGGTCCGCTCCGTCAATACCGTGACATCGCGGCCAGCTTCAGCCACTCCtccaatccctggctcaggacaGAGCTCTCTGGTGATGACTGCACAGCCTTTCCAGTCCAATCAAGG GGAGGAGGTGCGAATGGGGCAGCCCGGCTCTCCTGGAGGAAACGACCTCACCAGAGCCCTCCACCGCCTGTCGCTGCGGCGACATAACTTCCTGTCagagcgtcagttcttccaggCGGAGCGCGAGAAGAAGTTACAGTCCCTTGCAGGGGCGGAGGCAGATggagagagcagctgctgcagctcaccaATGGGCAGCGTGCTCTCTTCTTACTCGAACCTTTCAGAGCTCTCATTCAGCTCCAGTGCTTTTAAGACCTTCCTCCCTGAAAAGCTTCAGATCGTCAAACCCATGGAAG GTTCACTGACGCTCCATCACTGGCAGCAGCTGGCCAAACCACACCTGGCCACCATCCTGGACCCACACCCAGGCGTTGTGACAAAGGGTTTCCGGCCACTGGCTCAGGATGCTGTCTACCGCCTGTCTGACatggaggaagatgaagaggacgaAGAGCACGGAGGGACAAGCGTCCTGGAGAAGGGGACAGCAGAGCGGGGTAAGGAagtggaggatgaggatgaggacgaGGACGACGGTGGGATCACTTTCAAGGTGCGCTACACATCTACGCCTGAGGAGAGAAAGGACAGAAAGCATTCGgtgcctcctcttcctgtccCACCTCTCTCCCCCACAATGGCGACATCGTCCTCCTTGGTTAGGTCAGACATTTGTCTGACACCTGCACTTCATGTCGCTGGCACATCCAGCCATTCATCTCAGCCCATTCCAAGAGCCTCTACAGCAACAGTCCAACCCCAGAGTCAGATTTGCTCCTCAGTATCAACAACAGCATCTTCCACTG TCCAAAATCCAGGAAAGTGTCAGAGCTCCACCTTCTCCACCTACACCTTCACAACCTGCCGCATCCTGCACCCCAGTGACATCACACAGGTCACCCCAAG TTCGCAGTCGTCTCTCATGGCCAACACTCCGAGCTCCATGAGGACAGGTCCCAGTACCCCTGTGACCCCCTGCAGACTGAGCCTGGGCGACTCCTTCCCCCCTCGACGCCCCCCAGCGCCTACCAGCAGCCTGGCCAAGCTGGTCCTGGAGAGGGGCATATCTGCACAAGTGTCCACTGACACCCCACCTGCATTGCCGAAAAGCACACCTAGGCAGCccctcttctgtttcctcccAAACACGCCCCCTAACTCCCCCTCCCACTCgccttctccctctcctgtgCCCTCAGATTCTCGCCAGCACCCCGCCGACAATTTCCTCGCCTCGCGACCAGCAGAGCTTTTCCTCCAGGACGTTTATGGACTTAATCTTGGCCGTGCCCCTCATCCCGACCTACCGAGCCCCTCCCAGAACACCCCAGCCATCGTCCCTCGAGCCAGGCCCGACACAGTCAACGTTGGACTGGTGGAGAGGCTACGGCGGCTGGGATTCACTAAGGTGCTCCACGGCTCTGAATCTGAGGCCTCAGTGCCTCGCCAGGATTCTGCCACTTTTGTGTCGGCAGGCGGAGGGAGCTTATTGGACGGCCTGAGGCGCAACCAAAGCCTCCCAGCCATGATTGGTGCCAGAGCTGGAAAGACATCTGGTAACCCCAAACCTCCACTACACCCCACCTCCCTGGCCCTCCCCCCACCACCTTGGGGAAACCTTAAAGAGCGCCGTCGGCATCTCGCCTCCGTCTCTCATGTTCCATCAGGTTCAGCCAAGCGCTGA
- the trak2 gene encoding trafficking kinesin-binding protein 2 isoform X5, translating into MTKTYNDIEVVTHLLAERDRDLELAARIGQSLLQRNHLLQERNEAVEEQLAQALDQVHQLQHELSKKDELLRMVASASEESETDSSVSTPLQQPKQPGGTAAAVALSQLESLQSKLQELEEENLVLRSEACQLKTDTITYEEKEQQLVSDCVKELRESNSQMVSLTDELSQKNMELLRHQEEIAQLLSQIVELQHRVKELALEKEELRIHLQASKEAQRQLTVELNELAERNAECVEMLHESHEEIKELRSKNTPSTGMRRHLSYGLYPMDSLAAEIEGTMRRELSVEEETAFQDQRISQKRVFQTVRSVNTVTSRPASATPPIPGSGQSSLVMTAQPFQSNQGEEVRMGQPGSPGGNDLTRALHRLSLRRHNFLSERQFFQAEREKKLQSLAGAEADGESSCCSSPMGSVLSSYSNLSELSFSSSAFKTFLPEKLQIVKPMEGSLTLHHWQQLAKPHLATILDPHPGVVTKGFRPLAQDAVYRLSDMEEDEEDEEHGGTSVLEKGTAERGKEVEDEDEDEDDGGITFKVRYTSTPEERKDRKHSVPPLPVPPLSPTMATSSSLVRSDICLTPALHVAGTSSHSSQPIPRASTATVQPQSQICSSVSTTASSTVQNPGKCQSSTFSTYTFTTCRILHPSDITQVTPSSQSSLMANTPSSMRTGPSTPVTPCRLSLGDSFPPRRPPAPTSSLAKLVLERGISAQVSTDTPPALPKSTPRQPLFCFLPNTPPNSPSHSPSPSPVPSDSRQHPADNFLASRPAELFLQDVYGLNLGRAPHPDLPSPSQNTPAIVPRARPDTVNVGLVERLRRLGFTKVLHGSESEASVPRQDSATFVSAGGGSLLDGLRRNQSLPAMIGARAGKTSGNPKPPLHPTSLALPPPPWGNLKERRRHLASVSHVPSGSAKR; encoded by the exons ATGACCAAAACCTACAATGACATTGAAGTGGTCACTCACCTTTTGGCCGAG CGAGACAGAGACTTGGAGCTGGCCGCTCGGATCGGCCAGTCACTCTTGCAGAGGAACCACCTGCTGCAGGAACGCAATGAGGCCGTAGAGGAGCAGCTAGCACAGGCCCTGGACCAG GttcatcagctgcagcatgagCTCAGTAAGAAGGATGAGTTGCTGCGGATGGTGGCCAGTGCCTCGGAGGAGAGCGAGACTGACTCCAGCGTGTCCACTCCTCTGCAACAACCTAAGCAGCCGGGGGGAACTGCCGCTGCAGTTGCACTCAGCCAGCTGGAGTCTCTGCAGAGCAaactgcaggagctggaggaggagaacctGGTGCTGAGGTCTGAG GCATGTCAACTGAAGACAGATACTATCACGtatgaggagaaggagcagcagcttGTGAGCGACTGTGTCAAGGAGCTCC GTGAGTCCAACAGCCAGATGGTGTCTCTGACAGATGAATTGTCTCAGAAGAACATGGAGCTGCTTAGACACCAGGAGGAAATTGCTCAGCTGCTCTCTCAGATAGTGGAGCTGCAACACAGAGTGAAGGAG CTGGCGTTGGAGAAAGAGGAGCTGAGGATCCACCTGCAGGCCTCTAAAGAAGCTCAGCGACAGCTCACAGTAGAG CTGAACGAGTTGGCAGAGAGGAACGCAGAGTGCGTCGAGATGCTTCATGAGTCTCATGAGGAGATAAAAGAACTTCGCAGTAAAAACACGCCCTCTACTGGAATGCGAAGGCACCTGTCCTACGGCCTCTACCCCATG GACTCCCTGGCGGCAGAGATCGAGGGCACCATGAGGAGAGAGCTGAGTGTGGAGGAAGAAACCGCCTTTCAGGACCAAAG GATATCCCAGAAGCGAGTCTTCCAAACGGTCCGCTCCGTCAATACCGTGACATCGCGGCCAGCTTCAGCCACTCCtccaatccctggctcaggacaGAGCTCTCTGGTGATGACTGCACAGCCTTTCCAGTCCAATCAAGG GGAGGAGGTGCGAATGGGGCAGCCCGGCTCTCCTGGAGGAAACGACCTCACCAGAGCCCTCCACCGCCTGTCGCTGCGGCGACATAACTTCCTGTCagagcgtcagttcttccaggCGGAGCGCGAGAAGAAGTTACAGTCCCTTGCAGGGGCGGAGGCAGATggagagagcagctgctgcagctcaccaATGGGCAGCGTGCTCTCTTCTTACTCGAACCTTTCAGAGCTCTCATTCAGCTCCAGTGCTTTTAAGACCTTCCTCCCTGAAAAGCTTCAGATCGTCAAACCCATGGAAG GTTCACTGACGCTCCATCACTGGCAGCAGCTGGCCAAACCACACCTGGCCACCATCCTGGACCCACACCCAGGCGTTGTGACAAAGGGTTTCCGGCCACTGGCTCAGGATGCTGTCTACCGCCTGTCTGACatggaggaagatgaagaggacgaAGAGCACGGAGGGACAAGCGTCCTGGAGAAGGGGACAGCAGAGCGGGGTAAGGAagtggaggatgaggatgaggacgaGGACGACGGTGGGATCACTTTCAAGGTGCGCTACACATCTACGCCTGAGGAGAGAAAGGACAGAAAGCATTCGgtgcctcctcttcctgtccCACCTCTCTCCCCCACAATGGCGACATCGTCCTCCTTGGTTAGGTCAGACATTTGTCTGACACCTGCACTTCATGTCGCTGGCACATCCAGCCATTCATCTCAGCCCATTCCAAGAGCCTCTACAGCAACAGTCCAACCCCAGAGTCAGATTTGCTCCTCAGTATCAACAACAGCATCTTCCACTG TCCAAAATCCAGGAAAGTGTCAGAGCTCCACCTTCTCCACCTACACCTTCACAACCTGCCGCATCCTGCACCCCAGTGACATCACACAGGTCACCCCAAG TTCGCAGTCGTCTCTCATGGCCAACACTCCGAGCTCCATGAGGACAGGTCCCAGTACCCCTGTGACCCCCTGCAGACTGAGCCTGGGCGACTCCTTCCCCCCTCGACGCCCCCCAGCGCCTACCAGCAGCCTGGCCAAGCTGGTCCTGGAGAGGGGCATATCTGCACAAGTGTCCACTGACACCCCACCTGCATTGCCGAAAAGCACACCTAGGCAGCccctcttctgtttcctcccAAACACGCCCCCTAACTCCCCCTCCCACTCgccttctccctctcctgtgCCCTCAGATTCTCGCCAGCACCCCGCCGACAATTTCCTCGCCTCGCGACCAGCAGAGCTTTTCCTCCAGGACGTTTATGGACTTAATCTTGGCCGTGCCCCTCATCCCGACCTACCGAGCCCCTCCCAGAACACCCCAGCCATCGTCCCTCGAGCCAGGCCCGACACAGTCAACGTTGGACTGGTGGAGAGGCTACGGCGGCTGGGATTCACTAAGGTGCTCCACGGCTCTGAATCTGAGGCCTCAGTGCCTCGCCAGGATTCTGCCACTTTTGTGTCGGCAGGCGGAGGGAGCTTATTGGACGGCCTGAGGCGCAACCAAAGCCTCCCAGCCATGATTGGTGCCAGAGCTGGAAAGACATCTGGTAACCCCAAACCTCCACTACACCCCACCTCCCTGGCCCTCCCCCCACCACCTTGGGGAAACCTTAAAGAGCGCCGTCGGCATCTCGCCTCCGTCTCTCATGTTCCATCAGGTTCAGCCAAGCGCTGA